From the genome of Anopheles funestus chromosome 2RL, idAnoFuneDA-416_04, whole genome shotgun sequence:
CCAGAAAGCTAGATTGTTGACAGTAACATTTGTTTGCTAAGCATTTTTAGACGAAGCCGGTTGTGTCACTGAATTTGCTAGTAAGTTGACCAAAAATATCTTTCAAATCTTTTTCCCTAAATCTATACCGCGCTTAAACACGCCCGTTTTCGTTTGATCTTCCGTTTTGCTTTAAAGAACagctgtgtttttgttttagtgttgCTACACTTTATGCGCTCTGTTCCCATTTTCTTGTGggttagtgttttgttttttggttttttgcaacGTTTCGAACGAAagggaaaaattatttataaccACTTTGTGGTTATTTCAGTTTAAATGTAAACGGAGCACATTAGCGGCTTATTCTTGGTGTGTGCGCAATGAAGTTTGCGTCACGAATAATTCACCAGGGCAGGGAACAGATGGGGCAAGTACGTTCCTGCCTGAGCTAGTCAACAGAGATATATTTGTATGCATGCTTGGACCGTGCAAAATGGTTCAATGACAGAGAAACGCCAGCGCATGGTCAACAATTCGACAGTTTGCCTTCGAAcaaggggaaggaaaaaaaaaacgtcggcCAGCTATTAGACTATGGCATAAGATCGCGCCAGGTTCACGCTCTTGACCTTACTGCAGGcggaaataaaactttacgTCTCGACCGGGCATCGACCTACAGTGCGAGAGCTATTCGCAAATTATTCCATCAAATAGCCTTGCCTGATAATTTGGTCTGTTCGTACGTAATAATCAGAATGTCGCCCAATAATCTTACTGCTAGTGCGTCAATTCtagttcaataaaaaaagcctGCTCACAATAGCCAATTTGGTGATAATCCTCCCTTCTCGCTGATGAAGTAATCGACCGCTTATCTGAGTTAGGAAACAGGAAGTTTActtaatatttttgtatttgtaattTTCTATCACACTGCTGTTTGCTATTCAGCAAATGTCATCAAAGTAGAAAGACGCACTTTCCCACCGCGAAGGAATTGGCATCTTTATCTtatcaaaatgaaatgattgttACGCCCTAAATGTCAAGGATTTGTGTGATAACAGGGGCCGAGAGTGCGGTTCCAATGTATACACTTAACTCTAATCGTCAGCTTTGCATTGTTCAGTTTATGGGTAAGTCAAAGATTTATGACGTTAACTGTACAATTAGGACGATGGGAGCAATCAAAAGACTGACATTGATCTATCAGGAATGATGGAGAAGCACTTTACCCGGGTCTTGAACTTTCCTCCTCGAATGTACGAGATGTAGCTAAGCGATCCAACTTGTTGATCGGACCGAGAGTCAATAAGCCAGACGCTTTTGCATTTGCTAGCGTAATATATTATGCAATTTGCGATAGGAGCTCCGTCCATGGAATGCTGGTGGTGGAGTCTGTTAGGGTTATCGATTAAAACGAATCATTGTACAATTCCATAATATTATATTAGAccagaaaatttattttgaagATAAGTTTAGTTAATTCTCGTCCCTCTATAATTTGTAAAGTACTAATTAACTTTACTTTTTTACTCAATACACTATATTACAGTGAAAGCAGCATGTTCGTGTCCAAGCGTCGTTGGATTCTAAAGACATGCGGTACCACCACACCGCTGCAGTGCTTCGAACCGTTGCTACGCCTGGCAGCGGAAATTGCCGGTTACGTCGAGATCGAAGATTTGTTCTACTCGCGCAAGAACTACAAACGTCCGGAACTGCAGGTGTCTCCACATCGTGGATTTGAAGAGGAGGTCGCTTTTCTGGACTCGTTCTTTGAAGATGGGCGCGCCTATAGTTTGGGTGCGATCAATCGCGACTGCTGGCATCTCTATACGCTGAGCCGCGGGGGAGGGGGCTCCAAAATTCTCAAACGCAACAACCATCTCCATCAGCTGATGGAGCAACACCATTCAGAGCAGCAGCATGACGAGCAGCTGTTTGAAGCGTCCATGCAACCAGATCCGGATCAAACGATCGAGATCCTGATGACGGATCTTGACCCGAACGTAATGGCCATCTTCACAAAggatgtctgcaccacagccAAAGAGGCTACCCAGGTTGGTATTGGAAGGGTAGGTTAAATATTGGTAATTAGAAATAACGTGGTTGTTTTGGTATCTTCTTGCCCCCCTTTCAGAAATCGGGAATTCATCGTCTTCTACCAGGTATGGTCATCGATGACTATCTTTTTGATCCGTGTGGCTATTCCATGAACGGTATCTCGAAGAATGTAAGTAAAATATTAgctgttatttattttgcaatagtTATCAAAATGTGactttatctatttttatcTTTGCATTTCCAATAATGATCTTGTGGATATGTGGAATTTACTTAACGACACCCATGCGTCGTTAGTGTGGAAAGAAATACAAAGAGGTACTGTTTGTTTCCGCTCTGAAGAGCAGGAAATGCTTCAAGTTGGTGTTATTGTTTGAGAagcagattttatttttgtgcacCAAATGTTAGACGCATGTATTCATAAATCGTAAACATCTGCTTTTAAAATCAATCGGTTTCGATCATCTTTGtaatacattttgtttgattttcaacTAACGAGCACGATTATAAAAAATAGGCACAATTGGTTACCCGATCATGGACAATCCATTCGCCTAATGGAGTGttattgaaaataatgaatgaGTTCATTTATAAATTCGATCATTGGCGGCTTTTCACTTTCCACTCAGAGAGGGAGTGAGTAGTACACTTATGCACATCGTTTGTGTCATTATGTTTTCGGTTAATAGTTTTGTTATTCAAAATACAAATTATCCACATTGGACGTTTTTCACATGCTTCTTTGTTTCCCACTTAATTAATGAAATACGATTTTTGTTTCCCATCCATCTTCCACTGTTTATCTTGAGAATCgtgcttttttatcttttccagGGATGTTACATGACCATCCACATTACGCCGGAACGTGAGTTTTCGTACGTCAGCTTCGAGAGCAATGTCGCATCATCGGATTACGGCGAGTTGATCAAACGCGTCATCCGCACGTTCCAGCCGGGTAAATTCATCGTAACCGTGTTTGCAAACAAGGTACGTACGATCACGTATTgtgatcacacacacacctaacacacatacactcaattatcgtttgtttttttcttcgttctaTCTTTTACAGACGTCGATTGCAGCGAATGCAAACCGCGAGATCGAACATCTGGGCATCATAGATCAGTGGAAGCGTCGCGACATTCAATACTCGCGTTTCGCCAGCTATGACCTTACGTACGCCCAATACTGCAAATACCCTAGCTGAGGTTTACCGTGCCTAGCTCCACAGGCAGGGGCTAACATTCCTTCCCCCGTATCCCTTCCCGTCCTTCCATCGTCTGATGCGTTCTCTGACGATGGTCCTATCGTTCCCCCTTTTCCGTCCTCTACAACTCGTCcagaaaagcgaaacattttGCATTTCAAACACAACATCTCCACAACAACGCCTCAGCATCCGCTACCGATTGGATTCGTAAAGTTGATCTTTGGTATCTTTTCCGCGCTCACATCGTTCGGTACTGGCAGTGACCCAGCTAAAAAGCCGTACCCAATGGCTGGTAAATCTGATAAAcgcagtggaaaatgtttcaagcAGCAGCTGAACAAAGATCAAAAGCATCAAGATGAACTCCATTCAATTCCCGACCGTCTTTACTCGTATCTGCATCCATATCGTGCACTTGGAAACAAATCTTCTCAGTCGCCACTATTGAAGAAACAAACGGAATTTACATCGCCCATGTTTATCGAACAACagctccagcagcagcaccaccactTGATGGATGAAATGGCCGCTAGGCCGGACTGCGACGAGCTACAGTTCTATGGGCAGCTGAAGAAACTGCTCGATCTGCCGGTCCTGTTTGCCATCTGCCTCGTTCAGCTTATATCGTACGTGCTCGTGTTGAATATCGAGGAATGCTCTCCGCTGGTTCTTTTTTCCTGGTGGCGTAACAAGATATCCTGAAATTGACTAGCCGTCGTTGCTCGCCGCAGCCTTCAGTTCTGATTACaaccgccaccaccatcacctccAGGATCATCGACATCTTTGCGATTCGTTTGTTATGTTgaatgttattattatttcaataataatACGGTAGCAGCAGTACAAGCAACAGCAAGATCCGGATGGAAACCCGATCGCCGTCAGCAACTGCAGGTTGTAGGGCGGCAAAAATGCCAAACGCTTGCTAGCCGTTGGTCGCGAGCTACACTTTGTGCGTTTTGTTCCGTTACAAACGAACAGCAATTTAGGGCGTCTTTGTTGTGTGCATCAGTAGATTCTAAGTTTTTCTGCATTTCACTTGATCATTCTTACCGCCGCCCATTTGAAGCGACCAGCAACAGAAAGATCATGAAACGTTGGTGTTTTGGAAAGTTTGCTTCCATCAAAGGTGAAGGAGACATTTCATTAGACCTAACAGAGCATGATAAGCAGAAAGAACGTCAACATTATGCACCATCTTCTCTTGGACGTCATGAATCTAAGCAGTGGCGAAAACATCATTTAAAACGGGGCGCAAAACCGAAAACTTCCAACATTTctgcaccaccaacaccaccagaaTCCACCACCTTAGTGTTAGGAATAGAAACATTAGCAGCTGTACTTCGACTCAGTTCACCTTCCGTGCGCATGATCGGTTGGGAGGGACACGGATATGTTAGTGCGCACCAGGAACAGGTACAACAAGGAAGTCATTCCGTGGTACTTTACTGTATAACTTTTCTGAATATTGCACGACTTCTTGCACCGGTTCAACCCATTATTTTTGCCTTTCTAATCTCACTCGATCTGTACTCGTAGCAGCGATTGTTAGCCTCTTGCAATCGGAACCTTCGCGGTGAAATGCCGTTTGCAATTAGgtagcatttattttttacctccATTGCGATGGATCTATCAGCTGCGGTTCGGTAGtctagagaagaaaaatgcgcCTCACTGACGATAGCACAAAGAAGCAAGAGTAGAAGACGATGGAAgagggatgtttttttcctttctttgttcATTTGGGAGTTGCACTCTAGAGGTAGTTCCTCTggtgaattatttaaatttcttccatttgctACCCATTTCCACCCACCATTCATTCCCGGTTGGGATGCTGTTGACGATTGATTGAAAGGTAGTTTCGCTGTTTTATCATTCTCAAACACACCCCCACAAATCATCCTTTTCTTACCATTCGATCAAGAGCAAAATGATTATAATGCAAGAGAACATTAAAtattacacacacaaatatatACAAATATGCTCTATAGCAAGCTATAGACGTTACAGATTATATAAAGCGCAACACATAAGTTTGCATAAGTTTAAACTAATCCATTCAAATGGagtgaaaaaacacatatttcaATGATatataaaacagaaataacCGATTTCGAATAACAACATCCCTGAAAAGCATCGTAAAGAATTTTACAagagcaaacaagaaaaaaaaacaaaaaaataattgcaaaaaatgatttgtgtttgacacagagcaacaaaaaaaaacggaggaaCATTTAAATGATAAACAATTTTAGAGTTATTTTATGCTACGATTCGTAAAGAATCATTTAAACATTCTTAAGCCAGTGTTCGGTACCTCAATGTATGGAACAGTTTAAAATATGTAGCAGAgggtttaacattttcttttatatgcTTTTAGTAACAAGTTAATCGAAACATTGGGGCATTGTTTAGCATAACGTGCCttcaattgattttattttcacgtaCTCTCTACTATTGATTTGCATTAAGTTTATAGTATAGGAATTTTAGATTTATGTACTTCAATTATGAgtgtattttttcatttcgtttaattattatttgatgtgtttttttgtttttaaataaatggtTTTTGAGTTGGGAAtacgtttttgttatttttttcttttgtattccAGCATTATGTGCCGAACGTGTGGCTTAGAATACAGCACATTTCCGGTATCTCTAAATACAAGCAATTCGaaccaaaaaaattaaaaaaagaagagatgAAAGAACCGTATTTTACTAGAAGAAAACAGAAGGTTAACGTAGAAAGCATAAAAGTATGTGTAATAATGATATAGTTGAACCTTGTATGTCTCCCACGATGGAAAACagttaaaagcaaacaacaacaaaaaatgaagataACCGAAAGACTCGAAAGATGTGCTAAATTCAGCCTAGCGTTGATGATGGTAGACGAAATGTTCGTAAGGGGAGAAAACTAGGATTGCAACCTTAACAAAGTATCTAGTGATGAACTAATGGCAATTGCATGTGATTGAACTTAAGTTTAGGATAGAAAAAGGGCGAATGCGAAGAATAGTGTATGAAGCGAAACCTAGTACACAATGCTCCTCAGTACGATGGTGACAAGTTGATTGACTTTATTTCGTTTAACTTGAATTCTTCCTTCATACTTTCATATACGTGGCCAGGGTGAATGAATGAACAGTAAAGTACTTTAATGTTGGAGCAATGTTCGTTTAACTATTTTCCTAACATGAAATCTTCCACTCAAGTCTTGCTTGCGTAAATGTGTATACTTTGTATGTAATGAATAATTTGTCGTTAGTATTAATTTACGCATTACAGTAACGCACGGCAAATTCGAAACAAAATGCGGATAAGAAAGGAACATAGAATAGCTGTGATGAATGTGGCCGAGCAAAACCGGACTAAGGTAAATGTGCGAGAGAAAGCGAGGAACAAttagaaatgaaagaaacacattgaaattcaatcacgctaattaaactttaaacaaaccaaacggTAGCACCGCTTAGCGTATCTCCCGGCAAATGCGGAatatgtattaaaattatggtTCATTGATCGTTTCTGAActagaaagcaaaacatttcaataaatGCTCAAATACGACGCATCCCGTGTTACGAATGATTGAGTTCCAATAAGCAGCTTCAATGTTCTTCCATTATTCGCAGCACATACTCAATGTTATGGAAGTTGTTCCAAGAATCCCCTGTTGTAACGCGGCCCAGATGTGGTGTCGGAACGTTTGGTACAACATCAACCGTAAATCGTGGAATCGGACGCAAGTAATCGCTTAGCGTTGGTTCCGGGTCTTTTTTATCTTTGAACAGGTACTTGGATTTGGTGGAGGCGGCTGTACGACTTCCAGGCGCTGGCAGCAATACCGTATCGTTCACATTAACAGGTGCAAGCTTTTTAAATACGGCTTGATCGTACTGATGGTTCAGCTGTTTAGTTATCTAAGGATGATGGAGATAAAGAGATGAGCGGAAAACACAACACAGCATTTCGTTAGCGTTCTTACCTGTGCGTTAACGCGTTTTTTACTGCTGGGCGTCAACTGGCCTATATTGGTGATTGGTTGAGGTTCTATTTTCTTGACCGTTTCAATCCGTTTGCTTAATCCGAGCATAGTGTGCAGTTCTggttgtttgtattttgtcGGTTCCGAAGTTGATGCTGCCGCAGACGTTGATGATCCTACTTGCGGTTGCGATTGCCGAGCAGTTGCCGCAGGAGGTTTTAGGATCGATTTCAGTGGAGGCGGCAGAACATTATCACCGGTAGATGATTTCAACACGCTAGCACTGGATCGGGATAGTGGAACGTCCACATTACAAAGATATCGCTTTCGATTTCCGTGCTTATGCTTTCCCATTTTAATATCACGTTTGCAGCACTTGTTGGAAACAAAACGGAATACCGATCGCTTTGTTTATGTTGTAGGaacgaaatttgttttattttgacagTCAACTGCAAACGATTTgtcaaaatggaaaactgttGTAGTGTTTCGTTGAGAAAAAGCGCGCATTTTTTCACGCAAAGCAATTATGGTTAATTACGCATTGGCAATGTATTAAATCATTCAATTTGTACCCAGTATTAGCCAAAAAATGAATATCTTATGTTAGGTATATCACTACAGAGTGTTtcaaaatgagtttttttttgtaaaagtacATAATTCACCTCTTGTGTGCAGAGCTCTGCAAATGTTGCTCTCTTTTGAAAAGCCGTGAGGGTTAACTTTTAAATGCAGCTGCCTCATGTGCAACGATATcataatgtttttgaaaataaatagttttttagTTCTGTGATCATTCGGGgaactatgaacaaaaaagaaaaccataatACCtactgaaaataaatttaaatgttcaaagaagaaaaacatattgcaaaaTACTTTCAAAAGACAGGTTAAATTCATTCACTCTGCGTACAagaatttgatgatttttatgtAATAGTTagtatataataataaataaggTGAACTAAGGAGCATTCTAGAAACGGATCGCTTTTCAATGCTGGAAGTACCATTattaacacgttgtgtgccacgcttattttggtgatgtttcctagcaggccacggcgtttttgtttacaaattgactgtctatcatttttgatagacatggccccccaggaaatgtaaatttcaaactgttatttctccgcggagataccacatttttacaaaaaaccttcggcaaatatgcagattagactttaatgaacctaattatataattggttttcggaaacccttagtaaattaatttataaaagtatatttttgggatgccttttttcgaaaattctgacgttttgttcatattgctatctcttgtGAAGCGCCGTTCCATCGTCTGTTGTTCAAGCATATATTTGTCTCACTCGCACTGCTGACGATCAAACGGCGCGACataagagatagcaatatgaacaaaacgttaagatttttcgaaaaaaggcatcccaaaaatatacttttataaattgatggactgaagatttgcgaaaaccaactatataattagtttcataaaagtCTTATCTTAATAGTTGCCGAAGGTTGTAAGTAGAAAAGTGCAGCCACCGCggaaaaataacagtttgaaaaagacgactactgtctatcaaaaatgatagacatggccccccaggaaacttcactgtctatcaaaaatgatagacatggcacacaacgtgttaaagCAGAGTAGCAGAGAGTCAGTTGAAAAGGAAGATGTATTTTGAATGTTTACCTTCAGAAAGCTACTTTATTGCCGTTTTATTAATCATTTTCACGGAAATCATTTCGTTAAACTCAAACCACAAGAGCACGAGTCATCGTACCGaggatttgtttgttgttcaaCGCAAACCATCAGCACAATAAAACGGTGCATGTGAATCGGTCATGATACTACCGGGACAGAACATCACAATCACGCTTGCGGAATCACACGGAAAATCCATGCTGTCAGCACCACCACACAATGCCACGCATCGAGCGACCTCACTGCGTTTGGCTGCAGACACAAACATACAGAGACACGTTGCTCTAATGCTCTTCGGACGGCCTCCACATGCGAATGCGCACAAGTCCCAATCTAAGCTGTAGTACTACTATCACCGTGTATTACTGACCATTACCGATCTGCGCTCGGCGCGAAAACCTTCACGTTCTCGCGTGTTGTCTCCTATTGTCGTCTTGCAACACACATCTTTACTTGTGGCCAGAGTGCGGGAGCAAAGTCGAACATTTCATCTATATGCTGAACGGCATTTGATTTGTGCGGTCGGTGCGAAGCGgtcaagaattatttttaaatatcctTCCATAGCAAACGGTCGACGCAGCTACTCTATTGGGCAGTGATCATTGGTTACAACGTGAAATTCGTGTAGTGAAGTTTTGCTACTAAGTACAAGTATTCTCTACTTGTAAAGAAACATTTCGTACCTCCAAAGGTGAACGATACTAAACTGGCTTTAACAAATCGACGAAAGTGTGGTACGGAAGCGGCTACcgtattttcatttcatcgtACCCATGAGCACGATTGCTTCGATCTGAGAAAGCTGATCGAACACACCTCTTCCGACCATTTTACTGAACGTCGAACAGAAGAAACACAAAGTTAGCCTTGGGGCGGGAAAAGGCAGTACCGAAAGCGGAAGGTTAAGGTCAGTCTTAATATAGCTCTAATCTGTTGTTTCGGAAACAACCGTACGGACAAATCGATTGAACGGAACATATCACCTTGCTTCACCATCAGAGTTGTTGCCCCAGTTGTTTGTGAGCTAAAATCTTTACGATTCGTCGATTGAATTTAAACGATCAAGTCGAGTAAAATCCCGCGAGTGTGTATTACACGAAACCTGCATGTGTACGTGCGTTATCAATTCTTCTTCTCAAGAGCGTGATAACAATTCGTGAAGTAGTTTAACGTGTACGGGGAAGCAATAATTTTACCGGCGCCAAGTTCGTTTGTAAACATTGCATTTGTTTCGTCGAGATCGATAAAACCGAACGATCGACCAAGAAGCTGATCAAACCGATCGATCGACCAAGAAGCTGCTCAACCCGGCTCAAGGCGGCATCCGCCTGAAGCTGCGTTTTCTGCGTAgaagaacgaaaacaaaaacagtttaataaCCTTCCCGACGGTCAACGACAATCGATTATAAATTGCGGAACCGCGTGAAAGAGCAGGAAAGCTTTGGAGCGGATTTCTCAGCGTGAAACAACGAGCGATTGATGCTGCCATTTGCGGACGAGATTGCTAGGCCCCTGCGAGACCGTGTCAGAGCAAGATAGTGCGCGAAATCTGAACGAGACACTATTGCGAGCGGTGAATGCTTTTTGCACGACTATAGTACGCTGAGTGCAAAACACGTCGTGAGTAGTGCGCCTGCCCGTGGTGAGACAACAACAGAGAGAGTGCAACAAGCTGCAGCAGCCCGCGTTAATCGATCACAGGTGCATTAAGTTGCAAAGTGCAGAGTCGGTGTACTGTTGTAACAATCAACAAAGCGAAAAAGAGACAGGAAACGCTGTGCATCTTCGCCGAATTGGTTCTACTGCTCTGTGGCGGGAAGAAAATAgttccaaaataaaaaccattccaTCAACTCTCAGCAAGCCATTCCTTTGTTTCGTGGGAGCTGTTCTCGTTCGGAGCCATCTTTGatccgtttgttttgattttcgaTTGTGTCAGCTGGTTGCAAGTATAAACAACAAAGCGCGCGATTTGACATATCCTTTGAAAGGTGAAACAAGGAACTTCCGGGATTTGGATGCTTTCATAGTGAACATAATTCGTTGCGTGATACTTGCGGTGGTTGCTAAAATCCAAACAACGCCACGTCCTTGAACTCTCGCGGTTCAAAGTGTGACagagtgtgagtgtgtgaaacaaaaacacaaaacctacAGTGCAGCAAAAAAGACAATCTTGCCGAGCCTTCAACTTGCCGCCAGCGGAACTTGAAGCAGGAAGTAATATCGGTCCATCAAAGCATTACAACCAGAGAAACCGTTCTTCTAGTGCTTTCTTGTATGCTTGAATCGATAAGTGGAACGAAAAACAATCACCGGAAGTGTTGTTTGTCAAATTTGGCGTGTATATAGAGACTGATAAGCAATCGTGATAGTTACACGTGAACTGGAAACGTCCTGCCCGTCCTTGCAGCATGGCACCGATTGCGACAACGAACGAGCCCAAAATGGCACAGGGTGGTGAGGAAACGCTCACGCGCCACGCGGATGCAAATCAGCGATACTACACGGCCACTAACCGTAAGTTGATTTAGTTCTAGCCCTGGATTCTATCGAGTGCTTACATTAGCACATGACGAATGGACCTTACATATGAGAAGTATCAAAATATCCTTGAATTcgcatgtttgtgttttttttgtgtttaaactGCTCTACGCAATACCATTGACCTAGTTTTCACGCGAGGGGCTTGTCATGTGCAGTAAACTGGCATTTCCTTATGAGAATTATTGTGCGAAGGCAACATAAAAGAACTGAAGAAATaatacttttttccatttgctacTTTTACTTACGCTTGGCTTTTGTGATTAGTTGTCTTGTTTGAAATGTTCGCCATCAATTTCACTCGGAGATTAGATTATTCTTGGCTGGGTGATTTTAGTGACGTTCGTAGGCAGGTTCGTTACATCAGCTTTCCCAATGCAGTAgggattttgtttgcaaacgagAAATAGAAACTTTCCACTGTTGTGAACAGATTCGGACGAATTCGCgcgtgtttaaaataaatgattagaattttttgttgtaatgccattgttttgagattttttgaGAAGTCATCAAGATGaatattttctataaaaataatataaaagagTGTAGAGTTTTTTTGACGTCATTCACCAAAAATGTCAGATTGATTGtcgtgaaaaataaataattatactAACAGGTATTAAAGCTTTTGAAAGGTACTCATGAAAGGCTGAAAGGTTCAAATCTCCACTGAACCGTGACTCTTCATGCACATAAATGGATCGATGTCTATGGACAATATGAAATCCAATACAATAtaataagaatattttttaccGCCGACCCAAAAGTCTCTGAAATCAAGTACATAACTTAAGGGTCATTTAAAGGGTCCGGGATTGTACAAAGAGACAAGTTAATTATCATGAAACCTAAACAAAACCTTGAATAAACTTGGCATTTTTCTGGCTAGATTAATTATACAAGTAaaagaaatggttttatttcagAACAGATGAATATTTTAGGTAAAAGCCAATAGTCTCCATAAAAATCCTGGGACATATGGTCGAAGTTGCCGGTCTCGGAAATCTCGGAGACTTTGGAGCGTAAGCCCAGTACGGTGGAGTAATAGGGGAAGGCCCAGGAAGCTGGATTCCTCTATCGTACCTCTCAAGCGCCTCGAAgagtgaagaagaagaaaattcacGGAAATTTCGGTTTGTCGAATCCtggtaaaattttgtttatactTCAAAGCCATAGACACAACCCCCCtcttttatttgtaatatatTCATCATTTGATACAActtttttaaagaaagaatttgaaagttcaacaaaattgcttacttattcattttattgtacatttgtgctataaaatgaCTAAGTTGTCAAT
Proteins encoded in this window:
- the LOC125762463 gene encoding protein PPP1R35 homolog produces the protein MGKHKHGNRKRYLCNVDVPLSRSSASVLKSSTGDNVLPPPLKSILKPPAATARQSQPQVGSSTSAAASTSEPTKYKQPELHTMLGLSKRIETVKKIEPQPITNIGQLTPSSKKRVNAQITKQLNHQYDQAVFKKLAPVNVNDTVLLPAPGSRTAASTKSKYLFKDKKDPEPTLSDYLRPIPRFTVDVVPNVPTPHLGRVTTGDSWNNFHNIEYVLRIMEEH
- the LOC125762443 gene encoding S-adenosylmethionine decarboxylase proenzyme isoform X1 produces the protein MAESEDLSSSSSNSSSREDMHFFEGVEKLLEIWFVPNPANKSADLRKIPRPMWDALLKTVRCEIISFTRNDQIDAYVLSESSMFVSKRRWILKTCGTTTPLQCFEPLLRLAAEIAGYVEIEDLFYSRKNYKRPELQVSPHRGFEEEVAFLDSFFEDGRAYSLGAINRDCWHLYTLSRGGGGSKILKRNNHLHQLMEQHHSEQQHDEQLFEASMQPDPDQTIEILMTDLDPNVMAIFTKDVCTTAKEATQKSGIHRLLPGMVIDDYLFDPCGYSMNGISKNCGKKYKEGCYMTIHITPEREFSYVSFESNVASSDYGELIKRVIRTFQPGKFIVTVFANKTSIAANANREIEHLGIIDQWKRRDIQYSRFASYDLTYAQYCKYPS
- the LOC125762443 gene encoding S-adenosylmethionine decarboxylase proenzyme isoform X2; its protein translation is MAESEDLSSSSSNSSSREDMHFFEGVEKLLEIWFVPNPANKSADLRKIPRPMWDALLKTVRCEIISFTRNDQIDAYVLSESSMFVSKRRWILKTCGTTTPLQCFEPLLRLAAEIAGYVEIEDLFYSRKNYKRPELQVSPHRGFEEEVAFLDSFFEDGRAYSLGAINRDCWHLYTLSRGGGGSKILKRNNHLHQLMEQHHSEQQHDEQLFEASMQPDPDQTIEILMTDLDPNVMAIFTKDVCTTAKEATQKSGIHRLLPGMVIDDYLFDPCGYSMNGISKNGCYMTIHITPEREFSYVSFESNVASSDYGELIKRVIRTFQPGKFIVTVFANKTSIAANANREIEHLGIIDQWKRRDIQYSRFASYDLTYAQYCKYPS